Proteins encoded in a region of the Deefgea piscis genome:
- a CDS encoding GAF domain-containing protein, which translates to MANVKSVSNAWLQFWDRRAIPILQESRNQLMGMIRRADLIRPGEVAEIVARDPLLTAQVLRMMNQRQKSSMSADVVAIESAILLIGVTPFLERFARAQTVESVMLPTHQAEYGQLLKRVFEARLARRLATVFANKRFDAKVGEIQAAAVLANLCESLAIISPHLDEQAPAASLDLLSLLEQWQMPTAILDLIRVDAEPATRSVLQHAVVPLSRQLERGWWQDEIQQRLLTIAGVLNFPAEQVWQLLTEQLLAFARKEGKSSQLYTPARYLVMLPGAWPAPASTAPAANLAAAIPAKDILAERMQALHLAGVQGVPTNQVMALAVRALAEGLGMQRIAFTLLMAAENALRARYVQGVTPTDPLHALRISLEKQHIFTKLLQKPQSFWLNADNYTQFSPHLPPELVAQIGAKSFCAMSIFVGAQPVGLIYADSGLDGTVNEFHYTHFKQICILASKALAHNARRSSV; encoded by the coding sequence ATGGCGAATGTAAAATCAGTAAGTAATGCTTGGCTGCAATTTTGGGATCGCCGTGCGATTCCTATCTTGCAAGAGTCTCGCAATCAATTGATGGGGATGATTCGCCGTGCTGACCTGATTCGGCCCGGTGAAGTGGCCGAAATTGTCGCACGTGATCCATTACTGACCGCACAAGTGCTCAGAATGATGAATCAGCGGCAAAAAAGCAGCATGTCGGCAGATGTGGTGGCGATTGAGTCTGCAATCCTGTTAATCGGTGTGACGCCATTTCTGGAACGTTTTGCTCGCGCACAAACGGTAGAGAGTGTCATGTTGCCGACACATCAGGCGGAGTACGGGCAACTACTCAAACGTGTTTTTGAAGCGCGCTTGGCACGGCGCTTAGCTACGGTTTTTGCCAACAAACGTTTTGATGCCAAAGTAGGAGAAATCCAAGCCGCTGCGGTGTTGGCTAATTTGTGTGAGTCATTGGCAATCATTAGTCCCCATCTTGATGAGCAAGCGCCTGCAGCATCTTTGGATTTGTTGAGCTTGCTCGAACAATGGCAAATGCCCACCGCCATTTTGGATCTCATTCGGGTTGATGCTGAGCCCGCAACGCGCAGCGTGCTACAGCATGCAGTAGTGCCCTTATCGCGGCAATTAGAGCGAGGGTGGTGGCAAGACGAAATTCAGCAGCGGTTACTGACCATTGCTGGCGTGTTGAACTTCCCCGCCGAACAAGTTTGGCAATTGCTGACTGAGCAGTTGCTCGCCTTTGCACGTAAAGAGGGCAAAAGCAGTCAACTGTATACACCAGCACGTTATTTGGTCATGTTGCCCGGTGCTTGGCCGGCGCCCGCGAGCACCGCACCTGCAGCCAATCTGGCTGCTGCAATTCCAGCGAAGGATATCTTGGCTGAACGAATGCAAGCTTTGCATTTGGCGGGCGTGCAAGGGGTGCCGACGAATCAAGTTATGGCTTTAGCCGTTCGCGCCTTGGCCGAAGGCCTAGGCATGCAGCGCATTGCATTTACTTTATTGATGGCGGCGGAAAATGCGCTACGCGCTCGGTATGTGCAAGGTGTTACCCCGACAGACCCATTGCATGCATTACGAATTTCTTTAGAAAAGCAGCATATTTTTACCAAGTTATTGCAAAAACCACAGAGTTTTTGGCTTAATGCGGATAATTACACTCAGTTTTCGCCGCATTTACCGCCAGAATTGGTCGCGCAAATTGGCGCAAAAAGCTTCTGTGCGATGTCCATTTTTGTGGGAGCGCAACCTGTGGGTTTAATTTATGCCGATTCAGGTTTGGATGGCACAGTGAATGAATTTCACTACACGCATTTTAAACAAATATGTATTTTGGCGAGCAAGGCCTTGGCGCATAACGCTCGCCGCTCTTCAGTGTGA
- a CDS encoding YeiH family protein gives MTFMNQLKSCAPGLAVVLGLTIISTLVGNAFPLMGGAVVGILLGIIIRSRTTIAPQFSAGIQFSSKQILQWSIVGLGFSLPIADVIKTGMSSLEITFATITAAVLSAIIFGRLLKIPLKLCVLIGTGTAICGGSAIAAITPVVKPDEHDTAFALSTIFLFNIVAVLVFPAIGQMLGMSDTGFGMWAGTAINDTSSVVAAAYSWNDNAGDYATIVKLTRAMLIIPVTLIFAFLFGMTRRKETISEETGSVWKAVPWFILWFLLASLFGSMLPDWMIKTAQFIAPVMITMALVAIGLSTDLGRMRQTGWRPVALGLLVWVSVASTSLVVQHLTGRW, from the coding sequence ATGACCTTCATGAATCAACTTAAATCCTGTGCACCCGGTTTGGCCGTGGTTTTGGGTTTGACGATTATTTCAACCCTTGTCGGTAATGCATTTCCACTCATGGGTGGCGCAGTAGTTGGGATTTTACTGGGTATTATCATCCGCAGTCGTACGACAATTGCACCGCAATTTAGCGCGGGGATTCAATTTTCATCCAAGCAAATTTTACAATGGTCGATTGTTGGCTTGGGCTTTAGCTTACCGATTGCCGATGTGATTAAAACCGGCATGAGCTCGTTAGAAATCACTTTTGCCACCATTACCGCCGCGGTACTCAGTGCCATTATTTTTGGCCGCTTATTGAAAATTCCACTTAAATTGTGTGTATTAATCGGCACCGGCACGGCGATTTGTGGTGGCTCAGCCATCGCTGCGATTACCCCTGTGGTCAAGCCCGATGAGCACGATACCGCGTTCGCGTTATCAACGATTTTCTTATTTAATATTGTCGCCGTGCTGGTATTTCCTGCGATTGGTCAGATGCTGGGCATGAGCGACACTGGTTTTGGTATGTGGGCCGGCACTGCAATTAATGACACCTCGTCAGTGGTCGCTGCCGCGTATTCATGGAATGACAATGCCGGTGACTATGCCACGATTGTGAAGTTAACTCGCGCCATGTTGATTATTCCAGTGACGTTGATTTTTGCTTTCTTATTTGGCATGACCCGTCGCAAAGAAACCATTAGCGAAGAAACCGGCTCAGTGTGGAAAGCGGTGCCTTGGTTTATCTTGTGGTTCTTATTGGCTTCTTTGTTTGGCAGTATGCTGCCTGATTGGATGATTAAAACCGCGCAGTTTATTGCCCCAGTGATGATTACGATGGCTTTGGTGGCGATTGGTTTGTCGACTGATTTGGGCCGGATGCGTCAAACCGGCTGGCGTCCAGTGGCTTTAGGTTTGTTGGTGTGGGTCAGTGTCGCCAGCACCAGCTTGGTGGTGCAGCATTTGACGGGTCGTTGGTAA
- a CDS encoding alginate export family protein has protein sequence MKRTDTQSLIGAGMIYLLLMLVALSLWPTFVSAQSGGDFSGSRIESVHVQFADGQQGTSTYRDAILKAFSVAPGSQFDPVRSNLKLNQVRQLKFVQKAGYQIETSSNGNVVLTLEITLSDAAKPLAESAMGVLANGNWAEFPTLYADEYSVLQAKLENKSMVFSNSNAFFGRPDLLTMGNPLAISPSGKGADTWVESSVELGLYGLNALTEQISVFAGASVIASGSWGPELFTDESRAYTGVEDAYAGVIGRNTTEQGGVRQMSLLYGRKAFQVDNGMILRLSSANGGERAALQSNPRNAAEQLIHAQFVYDAHKLEIFRLDPDELVETDSKTRLHGVNYEGQVLPQLRLGAMWLQVPKSKFSYYTLNGTLSREGLRVADLRLAYDALAGESNFYARAEIARQTNANFDMDARGGYVEAGYQVLSLPWRPTFSYRYSKFTGDNPDTPTFERWDPLFAGGSGDEWVQGLNQYKVVQTSNVIAHRFMSRLQPAPRWELTPQFWIFKADTLNNLGGAQALSVLQSDDLGMELNLTARYVAKPNLIFVFSAAYTKPGAAIRKALNDDYRNWFSASAFMIARF, from the coding sequence GTGAAACGAACGGATACTCAATCTTTGATCGGCGCGGGCATGATTTACCTCTTGCTGATGCTTGTTGCACTCAGTCTATGGCCTACTTTTGTGAGCGCTCAAAGTGGCGGCGATTTTAGCGGTAGCCGCATTGAATCGGTTCATGTTCAATTTGCGGATGGGCAGCAGGGAACGTCAACTTATCGTGATGCGATTTTGAAAGCCTTTTCAGTCGCCCCGGGAAGTCAATTTGATCCAGTACGCAGTAATTTAAAACTCAATCAGGTACGCCAGCTTAAATTTGTGCAAAAAGCCGGCTATCAGATAGAAACCAGTAGCAATGGTAATGTTGTGCTTACGCTTGAAATTACGCTTAGCGATGCGGCCAAACCGCTTGCCGAATCTGCGATGGGCGTGCTTGCTAATGGCAATTGGGCTGAGTTTCCAACCTTGTATGCCGATGAATATTCGGTGTTGCAAGCCAAGTTAGAAAACAAATCAATGGTGTTTTCGAATTCAAATGCTTTTTTTGGCCGTCCTGACCTTCTGACGATGGGTAACCCGCTCGCAATATCACCGTCAGGAAAGGGGGCCGATACGTGGGTTGAAAGCAGTGTTGAGCTCGGGTTGTATGGCCTGAATGCGCTTACCGAGCAAATTTCTGTTTTTGCCGGCGCAAGTGTGATTGCCTCAGGGTCTTGGGGGCCTGAACTCTTTACGGATGAATCTCGAGCCTATACCGGCGTTGAGGATGCTTACGCTGGCGTGATTGGCCGCAATACCACTGAGCAAGGAGGCGTTCGTCAAATGAGCTTGCTGTACGGGCGCAAAGCTTTTCAGGTTGATAATGGCATGATCCTCCGGTTGTCATCTGCCAATGGTGGTGAACGAGCTGCCTTGCAATCAAATCCCAGAAATGCGGCAGAGCAACTGATTCACGCGCAGTTTGTGTATGACGCGCATAAGCTGGAGATATTTCGCTTAGACCCAGATGAATTAGTAGAAACAGATAGCAAAACGCGTCTTCATGGTGTTAATTATGAGGGACAAGTACTACCTCAACTGCGCTTAGGAGCGATGTGGCTGCAGGTACCTAAGTCAAAATTCTCTTATTACACACTGAATGGCACGTTATCTCGCGAAGGCTTACGAGTAGCAGATCTTCGCCTTGCTTATGACGCGCTTGCGGGTGAGTCGAATTTTTACGCTCGTGCTGAAATTGCACGGCAAACCAATGCAAACTTTGATATGGATGCCCGTGGCGGCTACGTTGAAGCTGGCTACCAAGTGCTTAGTTTGCCGTGGCGGCCAACCTTCAGTTATCGCTACTCAAAATTTACGGGCGACAATCCTGATACGCCCACTTTCGAGCGCTGGGATCCTTTGTTTGCCGGAGGCAGTGGTGATGAATGGGTGCAAGGGTTGAATCAATATAAAGTGGTACAAACCTCAAATGTGATTGCCCATCGATTTATGTCTCGCCTGCAGCCTGCTCCGCGTTGGGAGTTAACACCGCAATTTTGGATATTTAAAGCCGATACCTTAAATAATTTGGGCGGTGCACAAGCTTTGTCGGTACTGCAATCGGACGACTTGGGTATGGAGCTTAACCTGACAGCAAGGTATGTGGCCAAGCCTAATTTGATTTTTGTTTTTTCTGCCGCTTATACCAAGCCTGGCGCCGCCATTCGCAAGGCATTAAACGATGATTACCGTAATTGGTTTAGTGCGAGCGCATTCATGATTGCACGCTTCTAA
- a CDS encoding TrmH family RNA methyltransferase: MEIITSSQNSLFKQVMKLSQNRRERIKTQQTLLDGSHLLAAWLDAGHPIEKIIVSESGCQRSEIQALLARSPAHVVCFANALFNQLTDLPSASGVLTVVAIPAAPIAQYSGFVLLLDGVQDPGNVGAILRTAQAAGVEQVLLSSACADVWSPKVLRAGMGAQLALPMIENADLCLFASQFKGQIAATLLDGAVDLYDAPLTGSLALVLGSEGAGVSEALAKMATQRIKIPMQQGIESLNVGHAAAICLYEIKRQNRST; the protein is encoded by the coding sequence ATGGAAATTATTACCTCATCGCAAAACAGCCTTTTTAAACAAGTGATGAAGTTATCGCAAAATCGGCGTGAGCGAATTAAAACGCAACAAACCCTGCTCGATGGCAGTCATTTATTAGCCGCATGGCTCGATGCGGGCCATCCGATTGAAAAAATCATTGTTTCCGAGTCTGGTTGTCAACGTAGTGAAATTCAAGCCTTGTTGGCGCGCAGTCCAGCGCATGTGGTTTGTTTTGCCAACGCATTATTTAATCAGCTAACGGACTTACCCAGTGCCAGTGGCGTATTGACCGTGGTGGCGATTCCTGCTGCACCAATTGCGCAATATTCGGGGTTTGTGTTGTTGCTTGACGGCGTGCAAGATCCGGGCAATGTCGGCGCGATTTTGCGTACGGCACAAGCGGCTGGTGTTGAGCAGGTATTGCTCTCTAGTGCCTGTGCAGATGTCTGGTCGCCGAAGGTACTCAGGGCGGGTATGGGGGCGCAGCTGGCTTTGCCGATGATTGAAAACGCCGATCTTTGCCTGTTTGCTAGCCAGTTTAAAGGACAAATCGCCGCCACTTTACTTGATGGCGCAGTTGATCTTTATGATGCTCCGCTGACTGGGTCTTTAGCGCTGGTTTTGGGCTCAGAAGGCGCAGGGGTGAGTGAAGCATTGGCTAAAATGGCCACGCAGCGGATTAAAATTCCGATGCAGCAAGGCATTGAGTCGCTCAATGTCGGTCATGCGGCAGCGATTTGTTTATATGAAATTAAGCGACAAAATCGCAGTACTTAA
- a CDS encoding DUF2789 domain-containing protein, with protein MDTNTHTLAVLFAQLGLPNEPQAIEQFLAAHPLPRGVPIAQASFWTASQAAFLREALEQDAEWSESIDMLANLLSN; from the coding sequence ATGGATACCAATACACATACCTTGGCAGTCTTGTTTGCCCAATTGGGTTTGCCTAATGAGCCGCAAGCGATTGAGCAGTTTTTGGCCGCACATCCATTGCCTCGAGGCGTGCCGATCGCGCAAGCTTCGTTTTGGACGGCCAGCCAAGCTGCTTTTTTACGTGAGGCTTTAGAGCAAGATGCGGAATGGTCCGAGTCGATTGATATGCTGGCCAATTTGTTGAGCAATTAG
- a CDS encoding LysR family transcriptional regulator, which translates to MLKITLRELEVFVAISQAGQVTAAGAALGLSQSAMSGAIGELERRLGVTLFDRIGRRVTLNEHGRYLLPRALNMLQQANDLETIYQQGAPSRLKIAASLTIGNYVLPALLAPLMQVANTRYEVEIGNSPAVMKMLLDCKADIGLIEAPLTHSNLMCELWLKDEMVIFCHPDHPLAGTTPNPSELAQCAWILREPGSGVRQSLETMLLPHLGTINVVLELGSGEAIREAIRLNMGISCGSRRAIKRELAAGTFATIHLKNHALERRFFIVWHAEKQLTAGAERLRLACHQWLDNEQEAEKQST; encoded by the coding sequence ATGCTAAAAATCACCCTCAGAGAGCTCGAAGTGTTTGTCGCCATCAGCCAAGCGGGGCAAGTTACTGCAGCGGGTGCGGCACTTGGGCTTTCACAATCGGCAATGAGTGGCGCGATTGGCGAATTAGAGCGCCGCTTAGGCGTGACCTTGTTTGATCGAATCGGCCGCCGAGTCACGCTCAATGAACACGGCCGCTATTTATTGCCGCGGGCACTCAATATGCTGCAACAAGCCAATGATTTAGAAACCATTTACCAGCAAGGGGCGCCCAGCCGACTTAAAATCGCCGCCAGTCTAACCATCGGCAATTATGTTTTACCGGCGCTGCTCGCGCCTTTAATGCAAGTTGCGAACACCCGCTACGAAGTTGAAATCGGCAATTCACCGGCAGTCATGAAAATGCTGCTCGACTGCAAAGCCGATATTGGCCTGATCGAAGCGCCGCTCACCCACAGTAATTTAATGTGCGAGCTCTGGCTCAAAGATGAAATGGTTATTTTTTGTCATCCTGACCATCCATTGGCGGGAACGACACCCAACCCCTCTGAACTAGCGCAATGCGCGTGGATTTTGCGCGAACCGGGCTCTGGCGTGCGGCAAAGTTTAGAAACCATGCTGTTGCCCCATCTAGGCACCATCAATGTGGTGCTTGAATTAGGTAGTGGCGAAGCGATTCGAGAAGCAATACGACTGAATATGGGCATTAGTTGCGGCTCACGCCGCGCGATCAAGCGCGAATTGGCGGCAGGCACTTTTGCCACCATTCACTTAAAAAACCATGCTTTGGAGCGGCGATTTTTTATTGTGTGGCATGCAGAAAAACAACTTACCGCCGGTGCAGAGCGCTTACGTTTGGCGTGTCATCAATGGCTAGACAACGAACAAGAGGCAGAAAAACAAAGCACTTGA
- a CDS encoding competence/damage-inducible protein A, translating into MAQFTVLIIGDEILSGRRVDQHFAAILQRLQSRGHTLSSVHYLPDDPATLIAHFQRTLAEKRHVISCGGIGATPDDFTRAALASALNVPLQLQPQAAALIEQRFGDDAYPHRIKMAEFPQGASIIPNPVNQVAGAAIAQHYLLPGFPTMAWPMVEWLLDQYYTAGTLATRRSLTVLDAKEGDLIDVMQAVVDQWPQLTFSSLPSFGNPHCQQAHIEFSVQGDVHDSQTAIDFLQQQLSQLGYLFLEPANTPSD; encoded by the coding sequence ATGGCGCAATTTACTGTATTGATTATTGGTGATGAGATTTTAAGCGGCCGGCGTGTCGACCAGCACTTTGCGGCGATTTTGCAGCGACTGCAGTCGCGCGGCCATACCTTAAGCAGCGTGCATTATTTACCGGATGATCCGGCGACGCTGATCGCACATTTTCAGCGCACTTTGGCCGAAAAGCGCCACGTCATTAGCTGCGGCGGCATTGGCGCTACGCCCGACGACTTTACGCGTGCCGCCCTCGCTAGCGCGCTCAATGTGCCATTACAACTGCAACCGCAAGCAGCGGCACTGATTGAGCAGCGCTTTGGGGATGATGCGTATCCGCATCGCATAAAAATGGCGGAGTTCCCCCAAGGCGCAAGCATCATCCCCAATCCAGTCAACCAAGTGGCGGGCGCGGCGATTGCACAGCATTATTTGCTGCCGGGCTTTCCCACGATGGCTTGGCCGATGGTGGAATGGCTACTCGATCAGTACTACACCGCCGGCACTCTGGCCACTCGCCGCAGCTTGACCGTGCTCGACGCTAAAGAAGGTGATTTGATTGATGTTATGCAAGCCGTTGTCGATCAATGGCCGCAACTGACTTTTTCTAGCTTACCTAGTTTTGGCAACCCCCATTGCCAGCAAGCGCATATCGAATTTAGCGTGCAAGGCGATGTGCACGACAGCCAAACGGCAATTGATTTTTTACAGCAACAATTGAGTCAACTGGGCTATTTATTTTTAGAGCCCGCCAATACGCCGAGCGACTAA
- a CDS encoding glycoside hydrolase family 18 protein, which translates to MRKKLLPLLLVTAFAHAETPVMEDNFNQDLSQWIGLGGEETSPIYTSIEPDPLNAENKAARFNKPVNIGDIFSRKQFPAGQYKIVFDYLGMCGSNCGATLGLDEGKPGRKEQWIASTANGFPNRLKDTKKWEHYEIEFKAKFDFHLKWEQWDSAKGEGKDAFIDNLKLIRLDADNTAASAASVVKPITSGAAGPSSPQSVMYFTSWGKHSSDFNVKNLETSGAAGKITVLEYAFGNVKNNRCVVGVDQAGEGTAGDDYWLPLAADKTLNGLEDKGDKGLYGHWNQLKQLKKKYPNLKVVISLGGWTWSKHFSDAALPANREAFVKSCVDAYIKGNVPDKNGKVVPGLAAGVFDGFDIDWEYPGSAGNDGNIVREEDTPNYTALLAEFRKQIDAVQPGLLLTIATPAASSKSEKIELEKVIPSLNWINLMTYDFTGPWSATTGHHATLIGGAKDRVSVDSTVDEYLGRGVPANKIVLGVPFYGYGWTVNSLENNGLYQPAIAKAKGPLEAGSAPYSYLKTLPGTVHRDEKTRAVWKVNGKDVWVYDDVQLLKEKIAFVKKKKLGGIMAWELSQDSADAELVDTIYQGLIKK; encoded by the coding sequence ATGAGAAAAAAACTATTACCATTACTGCTTGTTACCGCGTTTGCCCACGCCGAGACGCCGGTCATGGAAGACAACTTCAATCAAGATTTAAGTCAATGGATTGGCCTAGGCGGAGAAGAAACCTCGCCAATATACACCTCGATTGAGCCCGATCCGCTCAATGCTGAAAACAAAGCTGCGCGCTTTAATAAACCGGTTAATATTGGCGATATTTTTAGCCGTAAGCAATTTCCAGCCGGCCAATATAAAATTGTTTTTGATTATTTGGGGATGTGCGGCAGCAATTGCGGCGCAACGCTCGGTTTGGATGAAGGCAAACCCGGTCGCAAAGAACAATGGATTGCCAGTACCGCCAATGGATTTCCCAATCGCCTGAAAGACACCAAAAAATGGGAACATTATGAAATCGAATTTAAGGCTAAATTTGATTTCCATTTGAAGTGGGAACAATGGGATTCAGCCAAAGGGGAAGGCAAAGATGCCTTTATTGACAACCTCAAACTCATTCGCCTTGATGCTGACAATACCGCCGCCAGTGCTGCCAGCGTAGTCAAACCGATTACCAGCGGGGCTGCGGGGCCAAGCAGCCCACAGTCGGTGATGTATTTCACCTCTTGGGGTAAACACAGCAGCGATTTTAACGTTAAAAACCTCGAAACCAGCGGCGCGGCCGGCAAAATCACCGTGCTTGAATACGCCTTTGGTAATGTAAAAAACAATCGTTGTGTGGTTGGCGTTGATCAAGCTGGCGAAGGCACGGCCGGTGACGATTACTGGCTACCGTTAGCAGCCGATAAAACGCTCAATGGTTTAGAAGATAAAGGCGACAAAGGCTTATACGGCCATTGGAATCAACTTAAGCAATTAAAGAAAAAATACCCGAATTTAAAAGTGGTCATCAGTTTGGGCGGTTGGACGTGGTCGAAACACTTTTCAGATGCGGCGCTACCGGCCAATCGAGAAGCATTTGTTAAGTCTTGCGTTGATGCCTACATCAAAGGCAATGTGCCGGATAAAAACGGTAAAGTGGTACCTGGCCTTGCCGCTGGGGTATTTGATGGCTTTGATATCGACTGGGAATACCCAGGTTCCGCCGGCAATGATGGCAATATCGTTCGCGAAGAAGACACCCCTAACTATACCGCGCTACTCGCTGAGTTCCGTAAGCAAATCGATGCAGTTCAACCCGGTCTGCTACTCACGATTGCCACGCCTGCGGCCAGCTCAAAATCAGAAAAAATCGAGCTAGAAAAAGTCATTCCGTCATTAAACTGGATCAACCTCATGACGTATGACTTCACCGGCCCATGGTCTGCCACCACCGGACACCATGCCACTTTAATCGGCGGCGCAAAAGACCGAGTTTCAGTGGATAGCACCGTTGATGAATACCTCGGCCGCGGCGTACCTGCCAATAAAATCGTGTTGGGCGTGCCATTTTATGGCTATGGCTGGACCGTAAATAGCTTAGAGAACAACGGCCTGTACCAACCGGCAATCGCTAAAGCCAAAGGTCCACTTGAAGCGGGTTCTGCGCCTTATTCTTACTTAAAAACCTTGCCCGGCACGGTGCATCGCGATGAAAAAACGCGTGCAGTGTGGAAAGTGAATGGTAAAGACGTTTGGGTGTATGACGATGTGCAATTATTAAAAGAGAAAATTGCTTTCGTTAAAAAGAAAAAACTCGGCGGTATTATGGCGTGGGAATTGTCGCAAGACAGCGCCGATGCTGAATTAGTCGACACCATTTACCAAGGACTGATTAAAAAATAA
- a CDS encoding DUF2813 domain-containing protein — translation MQLARLQITNFRGISQIDLALNANATALFGENNWGKTSLISALCRCLSSPAPIATLFTHDDFHRIANSRASIARRLHITLVFQCHTPNAWGALTWPNANGVSTLALRFAAERFGHTEIRARRSFIGADGNEIEHPNSDALATQLIQLHPVLRFRDMQLTDWLTHPRLASQAHDDDPLLPASAAVRAVFERILTLPHQLHPQELSAGLAAMQALFHEQAHLLQGKEPPQRLAEQIAAAPLNFRDDDTLIEIANRSGSSSRRVTLLMLLGALLAARGENPLHADAKPIMVMEDPETHLHPIQLAMIWGLIEQLTLQKIITTNNGDLLGSFAQHALRRLVRRSNHVHVYQLADHALSMSDARKVAFHIRSNRASSMFARVWLLVEGETEFWLLPELARICGVNFPLEGIRCVEFAQAGLAPLIKFADHLGIHWHVICDGDDAGMKYQKRARSLLGNRPEEQHITMLNCRDIEHFLWDNGFADTYRQAAAPRGEMNHYYRAALEQQPPLNDEEIISRALRHHSKPGMALEIAEAAEIKGRQAVPAVLQNMFQTLQTLSEESS, via the coding sequence ATGCAACTGGCTCGGCTTCAAATCACCAATTTTCGTGGCATTAGTCAAATCGACTTAGCATTGAATGCCAACGCAACAGCGCTCTTTGGCGAAAATAACTGGGGAAAAACCAGCCTCATTAGCGCCCTCTGCCGCTGCCTCTCTAGCCCAGCCCCGATTGCCACTTTATTTACCCATGATGACTTTCATCGCATCGCCAATTCGCGCGCCAGTATTGCGCGCCGCCTACACATTACTTTGGTTTTTCAGTGCCATACACCCAACGCTTGGGGGGCACTGACTTGGCCCAATGCCAATGGGGTGAGCACCTTGGCGCTGCGCTTTGCTGCTGAGCGCTTTGGTCACACCGAGATTCGCGCTCGGCGCAGCTTTATTGGCGCCGATGGCAACGAAATTGAGCACCCCAATAGCGATGCGCTCGCTACGCAATTAATTCAATTGCATCCAGTATTACGCTTTCGCGATATGCAACTCACCGATTGGCTCACCCATCCGCGCCTAGCCAGTCAAGCTCACGATGACGACCCGCTACTGCCCGCCAGTGCCGCGGTGCGCGCCGTGTTTGAGCGAATTCTAACGTTGCCGCATCAGCTGCACCCGCAAGAGTTATCCGCGGGTTTAGCCGCAATGCAAGCGCTGTTTCACGAACAAGCACACTTATTACAAGGCAAAGAGCCACCACAACGGCTGGCAGAACAAATCGCTGCTGCGCCGCTTAATTTTCGTGACGACGACACTTTAATTGAAATCGCCAATCGTTCTGGTTCGAGTTCGCGCCGCGTGACGCTGCTGATGTTGCTCGGTGCTTTATTGGCCGCACGTGGCGAAAACCCACTTCACGCCGATGCCAAACCCATTATGGTGATGGAAGACCCCGAAACCCATCTGCACCCAATTCAATTGGCGATGATTTGGGGCTTAATCGAGCAACTCACCTTACAAAAAATCATCACCACCAACAATGGCGACTTACTTGGCAGCTTTGCGCAGCACGCGCTGCGCCGCTTAGTGCGCCGGAGTAATCACGTACACGTTTATCAATTGGCCGATCACGCGCTATCGATGTCTGACGCCAGAAAAGTCGCTTTTCATATTCGCAGCAATCGCGCCAGCAGCATGTTTGCCCGAGTTTGGCTATTGGTTGAGGGGGAAACTGAGTTTTGGTTATTACCGGAACTTGCGCGAATTTGCGGGGTTAATTTTCCACTCGAAGGCATACGCTGCGTTGAGTTTGCCCAAGCGGGCTTAGCGCCGCTGATTAAATTTGCCGATCATTTGGGCATTCATTGGCATGTGATTTGCGACGGCGACGACGCTGGCATGAAATACCAAAAACGCGCCCGCAGCCTACTAGGGAATCGTCCAGAAGAGCAGCACATTACGATGCTTAACTGCCGCGACATCGAGCACTTTTTGTGGGATAACGGCTTTGCCGACACCTATCGCCAAGCTGCTGCACCACGCGGCGAAATGAATCACTATTACCGTGCCGCACTAGAACAACAGCCACCACTCAACGATGAAGAAATCATCAGCCGCGCGCTACGCCATCACTCCAAACCGGGCATGGCGCTCGAAATCGCCGAAGCCGCCGAAATCAAAGGCCGCCAAGCTGTGCCGGCAGTTTTGCAAAACATGTTTCAAACCCTACAAACTTTAAGCGAAGAAAGCAGCTAA